The DNA sequence TGCATTATGGCCACATTGTCGGAGCTGGTTAATGACTTTCAGGGCAAGATAGCATCCATCCAGCAGGCGCTTAAAAGCCCCGATGCCAAGACCCAGTCGGCCAGGCTGGAACAGGAGATCCGGTCGCTGTACAGGGAGATAGCGGTGGGCCTCAAGCATCTGAATGCCCTGCACGATTCGGTCAAGTCCCTGATCGACCAGTACAAGTCGACCGCGGTCAGCGACGACGAGTCCAAGGTGATGATCAGATCCTTCGTGGAGACCATGCGCACCGATTCCCTGGGCAGCTCCACCTATGTGGCAGAGGGCTGGAACCAGATATGCTCCGGGGAGTTCGAAAAGGCCATCAGCTCATTGTCCAACGCCGTCAAGCTGAACCCCAACGACACCAGGGCCCTGGGCCTGCTGGGCTGGGCCTACAGTTACCAGGGGATGTACGACGATGGCCTAGCGGTATGCTTGAAGGTG is a window from the Candidatus Edwardsbacteria bacterium genome containing:
- a CDS encoding tetratricopeptide repeat protein, whose protein sequence is MATLSELVNDFQGKIASIQQALKSPDAKTQSARLEQEIRSLYREIAVGLKHLNALHDSVKSLIDQYKSTAVSDDESKVMIRSFVETMRTDSLGSSTYVAEGWNQICSGEFEKAISSLSNAVKLNPNDTRALGLLGWAYSYQGMYDDGLAVCLKVLQLEPNNDAVRNNLGFISFKKGIFGEAIEHLSRVIKSGKDRPAVLYAHYYLGLVYLERQMLDDAMFFFSKATVLGPNLIEAYYHLGQVYYHKKMYGAALKEWEKCLKLSPHNWWAKKAAEQIELLKNDEV